One Microbacterium keratanolyticum DNA window includes the following coding sequences:
- a CDS encoding HAD-IIA family hydrolase, with the protein MGFFSRTPATPLAGVDVVLADLDGVVYAGAGAIPHAIDSLRQVERSLRLGYITNNASRTDASVAAHLTELGLTVAPDEVVTSPQAAMRLLGDTVAPGSTILVVGGEGLVVEAEKAGYVVTRSAEDAPSAVVQGFAPDVSWTQLAEAAFALKVPEDEGGIPWIATNTDWTIPQSRGIAPGNGTLVSAVHTAVGRLATVAGKPEVPIFHEAIARFSARKPLFIGDRLDTDILGANRAGIDSALVITGVDRPKHVLAAPTGSQPTYILGDLRELHEPYPQTKVKDGITSVGDAAVRIDGVDVVIVSEGSRPIDLLRAGAAAIWATGRAIYGFDVPERLYADTFFRP; encoded by the coding sequence GTGGGTTTCTTCTCCCGGACTCCGGCGACGCCGCTCGCCGGAGTGGATGTCGTTCTCGCGGACCTGGACGGCGTTGTCTACGCCGGAGCCGGCGCGATTCCGCATGCGATCGACAGCCTGCGGCAAGTCGAGCGCTCTCTGCGCCTCGGCTACATCACGAACAATGCCTCACGCACGGATGCTTCCGTGGCCGCGCACCTCACGGAGCTCGGTCTGACGGTGGCACCGGACGAGGTGGTGACGAGCCCCCAGGCGGCCATGCGTCTGCTTGGCGACACGGTCGCACCCGGCTCCACGATTCTCGTGGTCGGCGGCGAGGGGCTGGTCGTGGAAGCCGAGAAGGCCGGATATGTGGTGACGCGCAGCGCAGAGGATGCGCCGAGCGCTGTCGTTCAGGGCTTCGCGCCGGATGTGAGCTGGACGCAGTTGGCGGAGGCGGCATTCGCGCTGAAGGTCCCCGAGGATGAAGGTGGGATCCCCTGGATCGCGACGAACACCGACTGGACGATCCCGCAGTCTCGTGGCATTGCCCCCGGAAACGGGACTCTAGTCTCCGCCGTGCACACGGCAGTCGGCCGTCTCGCGACTGTCGCGGGAAAGCCTGAGGTGCCGATCTTCCATGAGGCGATCGCGCGCTTCTCCGCGCGCAAGCCGCTCTTCATCGGAGATCGTCTGGACACCGATATCCTCGGCGCCAACCGTGCAGGTATCGACTCAGCACTCGTGATCACAGGGGTGGACCGCCCGAAGCACGTGCTCGCGGCACCGACCGGTTCGCAGCCGACGTACATCCTGGGCGATCTGCGCGAACTTCACGAGCCCTATCCCCAGACCAAGGTCAAGGACGGCATCACGTCGGTCGGCGACGCCGCGGTGAGAATCGACGGCGTCGATGTCGTGATCGTCTCGGAGGGCTCTCGCCCGATCGACCTGCTGCGGGCAGGAGCGGCGGCGATCTGGGCGACAGGGCGTGCGATCTACGGATTCGACGTTCCCGAGCGCCTGTACGCGGACACCTTCTTCCGCCCCTAA
- a CDS encoding TlyA family RNA methyltransferase — translation MSARLDAALAERGLARSRTHAATLIADGLVSVNGATSIKPSLRVDDRDLLTVAGADHYVSRAAHKLIAALDGFGIPVAGRLALDMGASTGGFTQVLRERGARRVLAVDVGHDQLASEIRADEGVTVVEGFNVRHMTADSLRDTTGEASAPDLIVGDLSFISLSHIYPAVAGVAAPDADVVLLIKPQFEVGRTAVRGGLVTDPATRSDAVARSVWDAWDAGLGILGVLPSPILGTHGNAEFLVHLAPGRGTNPTEWLNTIDEFAGGR, via the coding sequence GTGAGTGCCCGGCTGGACGCCGCGCTCGCGGAGCGCGGACTCGCTCGTTCGCGTACTCATGCAGCGACCCTGATCGCCGATGGACTCGTGAGCGTCAACGGGGCGACGAGCATCAAGCCCTCACTCAGGGTGGACGACCGCGATCTGCTGACCGTCGCCGGTGCCGATCATTATGTGAGCCGTGCCGCCCACAAACTCATCGCCGCGCTGGACGGTTTCGGCATTCCCGTGGCGGGACGCCTCGCGCTCGACATGGGGGCGTCCACGGGTGGGTTCACGCAGGTGCTACGCGAACGGGGTGCGCGCCGCGTCCTGGCGGTCGATGTCGGACACGATCAGCTGGCGTCCGAGATCCGCGCGGACGAGGGCGTCACGGTCGTCGAAGGATTCAATGTCCGCCACATGACCGCGGACAGCCTCCGCGACACGACCGGCGAAGCATCCGCCCCCGATCTCATCGTCGGAGATCTCTCGTTCATCTCCCTCAGCCACATCTATCCGGCCGTCGCGGGTGTCGCCGCACCAGATGCTGACGTCGTTCTGCTGATCAAACCGCAATTCGAGGTCGGCCGCACCGCCGTGCGCGGAGGGCTCGTCACCGACCCCGCAACGCGCTCGGACGCGGTCGCACGCAGCGTCTGGGACGCCTGGGACGCGGGCCTCGGGATACTCGGGGTGCTGCCGTCGCCGATTCTCGGCACACACGGCAACGCCGAGTTCCTCGTGCACCTCGCGCCGGGTCGCGGAACGAATCCGACAGAATGGTTGAACACCATCGACGAGTTCGCAGGAGGACGATGA